The following proteins come from a genomic window of Candidatus Ancaeobacter aquaticus:
- a CDS encoding recombinase family protein — MKIGVYTRVSTDLQVRRGESLDEQVDEARSYCKYKDISIVQVYREEGKSGKNIDRPELKKLLRDCKKGKIDTVIVKKLDRLSRSILDFEKLLRFFEEYKVTLISLRESFDTSSPMSRAAVRIVLVFAQLEREQTSERTRDAMVFRAKRGIWNGGHLPLGYNLIPKKGLAVNKEEAPIVNLIFEKYIELASYVKVANCINDLGYRTKSYKAKKGQEIGGVKFIDTHIARTIQNPVYIGKISYKDELFLGKHEAILSEDIYNHAQEIRNENNRRNGSIKKVNKHNFLLEGLIYCSECNSQMTPRYSRGKSKRYFYYACTKAIHSGKDTCSTRTISAPAIEQLVLNRIRSLVNDDEVFKEVMSHNDEDNRRFIKELRESDRGIDVKIASIDKKVSMVTNTFSEVIAQDKEHVIANELNRLDKERKDLIKERNDARIKANDIESQTISRDVARNGLKAFTEAYRPLSPYDKKRAMTELIHSVEYGKDRVSIRYYVLDDTDVIINKEGAANHRNGFATPPTWRP, encoded by the coding sequence ATGAAGATTGGTGTATATACAAGGGTGTCTACTGATTTACAAGTCAGACGAGGTGAGTCGTTAGATGAACAGGTTGACGAAGCTCGTTCATATTGTAAATACAAGGATATATCTATTGTTCAAGTATACCGTGAAGAAGGAAAGTCCGGGAAGAATATTGATCGTCCGGAGTTAAAGAAGCTCCTAAGGGATTGCAAGAAAGGCAAGATCGATACTGTTATTGTAAAGAAGTTGGATCGCCTTAGCCGTTCGATATTGGACTTTGAAAAACTATTACGGTTCTTTGAAGAATATAAAGTAACACTTATATCGTTAAGAGAGAGTTTTGATACATCAAGCCCGATGTCACGAGCCGCGGTAAGGATAGTATTGGTCTTTGCTCAGCTCGAAAGAGAACAGACATCAGAAAGGACACGTGACGCTATGGTCTTTAGAGCTAAAAGAGGTATATGGAATGGCGGACATCTCCCATTGGGATATAATCTAATCCCCAAGAAAGGACTTGCTGTTAATAAAGAAGAAGCGCCCATTGTTAATCTTATCTTCGAGAAATATATAGAGTTAGCTTCGTATGTTAAAGTTGCAAACTGCATAAATGATCTTGGGTATCGCACAAAAAGTTATAAGGCAAAGAAAGGTCAAGAAATAGGCGGTGTTAAGTTCATTGATACACATATAGCAAGGACAATACAAAATCCCGTTTATATTGGTAAGATATCTTATAAAGATGAGCTGTTTTTGGGTAAACACGAGGCGATCCTCTCAGAAGACATATATAATCATGCTCAGGAAATCAGAAATGAGAATAACCGTAGGAATGGAAGCATTAAGAAAGTGAATAAACACAACTTCTTATTAGAAGGTTTAATTTACTGTAGTGAATGTAATAGTCAAATGACACCAAGATACTCGCGCGGTAAGTCAAAAAGATACTTTTATTATGCATGTACAAAGGCTATTCATAGCGGGAAAGATACCTGTTCTACCAGAACTATTAGTGCACCTGCTATAGAGCAACTTGTATTAAACAGGATCCGCAGTCTTGTAAATGATGATGAGGTATTCAAAGAGGTAATGTCACATAATGATGAAGATAATCGGCGGTTTATTAAAGAGCTCAGGGAATCCGATCGGGGTATTGATGTAAAGATAGCTTCTATTGATAAAAAGGTCAGTATGGTAACAAATACCTTTAGTGAGGTAATAGCACAGGATAAAGAGCACGTAATAGCCAATGAGCTTAATAGATTAGATAAGGAGCGGAAGGATCTAATTAAAGAGCGCAATGATGCGCGCATTAAGGCAAACGATATCGAGAGTCAAACCATAAGCAGAGATGTTGCACGTAATGGTCTTAAGGCATTTACTGAGGCATACCGTCCATTATCCCCATATGATAAGAAACGTGCGATGACTGAGCTTATCCATAGTGTTGAATATGGGAAGGATAGGGTAAGCATACGTTACTACGTATTAGACGATACAGACGTTATTATAAACAAAGAAGGCGCTGCTAATCATCGAAATGGTTTCGCAACGCCTCCTACTTGGCGACCCTAG
- the frr gene encoding ribosome recycling factor, producing the protein MPVRKVLDEMESKMNKSLEFLKSEFLTVHTGKASSALVENIKVDYYGTPTRLKELAGITTPEPRLIVIQPWDVAAAAEVDKAIKKANIGFNPIIDGKLVRIRIPELSEERRKDLDKVAKRMTEEARVAIRSERRHANEQIKALEKSHEITEDDMFKNEKIVQDKTNNCIKQIDEMLAGKEEEILQV; encoded by the coding sequence ATGCCGGTAAGAAAAGTTCTAGATGAGATGGAAAGCAAGATGAATAAATCGCTTGAGTTTTTAAAAAGCGAGTTTTTAACCGTACATACGGGTAAAGCGTCAAGTGCGTTAGTTGAGAATATTAAAGTAGATTATTACGGTACGCCGACACGTTTGAAAGAGCTTGCAGGTATTACAACGCCTGAGCCGAGATTGATCGTTATACAGCCATGGGATGTTGCCGCAGCCGCTGAAGTTGATAAAGCGATAAAAAAAGCAAACATTGGTTTTAATCCGATTATTGATGGTAAGCTTGTTCGAATACGTATACCTGAGCTGAGTGAAGAGAGAAGAAAAGATTTAGATAAAGTTGCGAAGAGAATGACTGAAGAAGCACGTGTGGCGATACGCAGTGAAAGACGTCATGCGAACGAGCAGATAAAGGCATTAGAAAAATCACACGAAATAACTGAAGATGATATGTTCAAGAATGAAAAGATCGTTCAGGACAAAACAAATAATTGTATTAAGCAGATAGATGAAATGCTTGCAGGAAAAGAAGAAGAAATCCTGCAGGTCTGA